A window of Hymenobacter aerilatus contains these coding sequences:
- a CDS encoding PRC-barrel domain-containing protein yields METTAAPVPSGQHMHLRRLRDLTEFEVADGNPDVRGWSVRGGDGKKFGDVYELIVEVETLKVRYLDVELDTSLQVDKWERHILLPIGAAAIDEDADNVFVPSLTLESVLDYPPYTEIQITREYEEAMLRSLKLALPQNTSGNFYDQPSYNDEQFYANRRPR; encoded by the coding sequence ATGGAAACTACCGCTGCGCCCGTGCCCTCGGGCCAACATATGCATCTACGTCGCCTGCGCGACCTAACCGAGTTTGAAGTAGCCGATGGCAACCCCGACGTGCGCGGCTGGTCGGTGCGCGGCGGCGACGGCAAAAAGTTTGGCGACGTGTACGAGTTGATAGTAGAAGTAGAAACCCTGAAAGTGCGCTACCTCGATGTGGAACTGGATACCTCGTTGCAGGTTGACAAATGGGAGCGGCACATTCTGTTGCCCATTGGAGCAGCCGCTATTGACGAGGACGCCGATAATGTATTTGTACCATCGTTGACCCTGGAAAGTGTACTGGACTATCCGCCCTACACCGAAATCCAGATTACGCGCGAATACGAAGAAGCTATGCTGCGTAGTCTGAAACTGGCCTTGCCACAGAATACCAGCGGCAATTTTTACGATCAGCCTTCTTACAACGACGAGCAGTTTTATGCCAATCGTCGGCCGAGGTAA
- a CDS encoding DUF2157 domain-containing protein produces MFSSLIFSLPPVQPTDFVAELRAREVLTEAQAEAIYEYERTRPFSLHYELRTLLYLGIVLLTGGLGVLLYQHADDISHSLIVAALVLLMAGSFGYAARHQPPFTWQQAPTPSVLPDYLLLLGCLLFLSLEGYLQAKYTFFSNRYGLATLLPALLFLPLAYRFDHRGVLSMAITALAAWVGLSVAPLSVFSNQFLTAAICRAAIGLGMFLLLVAWQSEKRRLKPHFAYTYLLLGSNLLLASATAAMSQELLRPLVLLFLLILGVCAYLFLYARRTHSYLFMLLSVGYGYVAVTYGLFSLLEYTHGDIVGLFIFYIICSVAGIVWFLANIQKIVGTDDRQSL; encoded by the coding sequence ATGTTTAGTTCGCTCATCTTCTCCCTACCCCCTGTGCAACCTACCGATTTTGTAGCCGAGCTCCGCGCCCGGGAAGTACTAACAGAAGCCCAAGCCGAAGCCATCTACGAGTATGAGCGTACTCGCCCGTTTTCTTTGCACTACGAGCTACGCACCTTGCTCTACCTGGGTATTGTGCTGCTCACCGGTGGCCTGGGCGTTTTGCTGTACCAACACGCCGACGACATCAGCCACAGCCTTATTGTAGCCGCCCTGGTGTTGCTGATGGCCGGCAGTTTCGGCTACGCGGCGCGGCATCAGCCGCCCTTCACGTGGCAGCAGGCCCCTACCCCCAGCGTACTGCCCGATTATCTGCTGCTTCTAGGATGCCTGTTATTTCTCTCGCTGGAGGGCTACTTGCAGGCCAAGTATACTTTTTTTAGCAACCGCTACGGGCTGGCTACGCTGCTGCCGGCCCTGCTGTTCCTCCCCCTCGCCTACCGCTTCGACCATCGGGGCGTGCTCTCGATGGCCATCACGGCATTGGCAGCATGGGTAGGGCTGAGCGTAGCGCCGCTGTCGGTTTTCAGCAATCAGTTTCTCACGGCTGCTATTTGCCGGGCTGCTATTGGCTTGGGTATGTTCTTGCTGCTGGTTGCTTGGCAAAGCGAAAAGCGCCGCCTCAAGCCGCATTTTGCCTACACCTATTTGCTATTGGGTAGCAACTTATTGCTGGCGTCCGCCACGGCCGCCATGTCTCAGGAGCTGTTGCGGCCACTGGTGTTGCTGTTCCTGCTTATTCTAGGGGTTTGCGCTTATCTGTTCCTCTACGCCCGCCGCACGCATTCCTACCTTTTTATGCTGCTGAGCGTGGGGTATGGCTACGTAGCCGTTACGTATGGTTTGTTCTCGCTGCTAGAGTATACTCATGGTGATATTGTAGGCCTCTTTATATTTTATATCATCTGCTCCGTAGCCGGTATCGTCTGGTTTTTGGCTAACATTCAGAAAATAGTAGGTACTGATGATCGGCAAAGCCTATAA
- a CDS encoding cysteine desulfurase family protein — translation MVPASATPTTVYFDNAATTPLDPEVLEAMLPFMREFYGNPSSIHGHGRKVRAVLENARKTIAHLINAAPAEITFTSGGTEADNYAIFGSIHTLGLTRAVTSPLEHHAVLHPLQALEKSGAIMLHYVRHDEQGTLDLAHLEELLAGQPRTLVSLMHGNNEVGNLNDVKTISDICRQHHAVFHTDTVQTMGHYRHDVQQLKPHFLVGSAHKFHGPKGVGFVYRNPELQVTPLIHGGSQERNVRAGTENVYGIVGLAKALEIAYRDMAAHQQHIQGLKDRFIEKLRAGIEDVQFNGHSAEADRSLYTVLNVSLPPSELNEMLLFNLDINRVSVSGGSACTSGANAGSHVLTAMGCDPDRGAIRFSMSKYNTPEEVDYAVEQLAKMYQKQPIG, via the coding sequence ATGGTGCCTGCTTCTGCTACCCCTACCACTGTGTATTTTGATAACGCTGCAACCACGCCGCTCGACCCGGAGGTGCTGGAGGCTATGCTGCCATTTATGCGTGAGTTCTACGGCAACCCCAGCAGTATTCACGGCCACGGGCGCAAGGTGCGAGCAGTGTTGGAAAATGCCCGCAAAACCATTGCTCACCTGATTAATGCCGCGCCGGCCGAAATTACGTTCACGTCGGGCGGAACGGAGGCAGACAATTATGCCATCTTTGGGAGCATTCACACACTGGGCCTGACGCGGGCCGTTACGTCGCCGCTGGAACACCATGCGGTACTGCATCCGTTGCAGGCGCTGGAAAAATCGGGCGCGATTATGCTGCACTACGTGCGGCACGATGAGCAGGGGACGCTGGATCTGGCGCATCTGGAAGAGCTACTGGCCGGACAGCCCCGCACACTGGTGAGCCTGATGCACGGCAACAACGAAGTTGGTAACCTCAACGATGTAAAGACTATTTCCGACATCTGCCGTCAGCACCACGCCGTATTTCACACCGATACGGTGCAAACGATGGGACACTACCGCCACGATGTACAGCAGCTGAAGCCGCATTTCCTGGTTGGGTCAGCCCATAAGTTTCATGGACCGAAGGGGGTAGGCTTTGTGTATCGCAATCCGGAATTGCAGGTGACGCCGCTTATCCACGGTGGTTCGCAGGAGCGGAACGTGCGGGCGGGTACCGAGAACGTATACGGCATTGTGGGCTTGGCAAAGGCGTTGGAAATTGCTTACCGCGACATGGCCGCACACCAGCAGCACATACAGGGCCTGAAAGACCGTTTCATTGAAAAGTTGCGAGCCGGTATTGAAGACGTGCAGTTCAATGGCCACTCGGCAGAAGCCGACCGAAGCTTGTATACGGTGTTGAACGTGAGCCTACCACCCTCGGAGCTAAATGAGATGCTGCTGTTCAACCTCGATATCAACCGCGTATCGGTGTCGGGCGGCTCGGCGTGTACCAGCGGGGCCAATGCCGGCTCGCATGTACTCACCGCTATGGGCTGCGACCCAGACCGGGGGGCCATCCGTTTCTCCATGAGCAAGTATAATACGCCCGAGGAAGTAGACTACGCCGTGGAGCAGCTGGCAAAGATGTATCAAAAACAGCCTATAGGGTAG
- the glmM gene encoding phosphoglucosamine mutase — MALIKSISGIRGTIGGAPSEGLTPLDVVKYAAAFGTWVLANSSQNSIVIGRDARLSGDMVSKLVTATLQGLGIDVIDLGLSTTPTVEMAVPAKQAGGGIILTASHNPKQWNALKLLNSKGEFISDTEGQQVLALADAEAFDFAPVTKLGSYSTDDTFLQVHIDAVLALPLVDVEAIRAKNFRVIVDAVNSTGGIAVPQLLAALGVEKVEKLFCEPTGDFAHNPEPLPENLRDIAKVLSHGGFDLGIVVDPDVDRLALVCENGEMFGEEYTLVAVADYLLQENGGGNTVSNLSSTRALRDVTEKHGGTYAAAAVGEVNVVNKMKETNALIGGEGNGGIILPELHYGRDALVGIALFLTHLAKTDVTMTRLRASYPNYFISKNKIELTPDIDTDQVLVQMQQRYAQHPINTIDGVKIEFEKEWVHLRKSNTEPIIRIYAESASNATADHLANKIIGDIKEIISQKA, encoded by the coding sequence GTGGCACTTATCAAATCTATTTCAGGTATTCGGGGCACCATTGGTGGGGCTCCCAGCGAAGGCCTGACGCCCCTCGACGTAGTTAAATACGCTGCTGCTTTCGGCACCTGGGTCTTGGCTAACTCTTCTCAGAATAGTATTGTAATCGGTCGTGACGCCCGCCTTTCAGGCGATATGGTGAGCAAGCTGGTGACGGCTACTTTACAAGGACTAGGAATTGATGTGATTGACCTAGGCCTGAGTACGACACCTACTGTGGAAATGGCGGTGCCCGCTAAACAAGCAGGTGGCGGTATTATCCTTACGGCTTCGCACAACCCCAAGCAGTGGAACGCGCTAAAGCTGTTAAACTCTAAGGGGGAGTTTATTTCGGACACAGAAGGGCAGCAGGTGCTGGCCCTGGCTGATGCGGAAGCGTTTGACTTTGCGCCCGTTACCAAACTGGGTAGCTATAGCACCGATGATACATTTCTGCAAGTGCACATTGATGCCGTGCTGGCCCTGCCGCTGGTAGATGTGGAGGCAATTCGAGCTAAAAACTTTCGGGTGATAGTAGACGCCGTAAACTCGACGGGTGGTATTGCCGTGCCACAACTGCTGGCAGCGCTGGGGGTGGAAAAAGTGGAAAAGCTATTTTGTGAGCCTACCGGCGACTTTGCCCATAATCCGGAGCCTTTACCCGAAAACCTGCGTGATATTGCGAAAGTGCTGTCGCACGGTGGCTTCGATTTGGGCATTGTGGTGGACCCCGATGTGGATCGGCTGGCGCTGGTATGCGAAAACGGTGAAATGTTTGGTGAGGAGTACACGCTGGTAGCCGTGGCCGATTATCTGCTCCAAGAAAATGGTGGTGGTAATACCGTAAGTAATCTGAGCAGTACCCGTGCCCTGCGTGACGTAACGGAGAAGCACGGTGGTACCTATGCCGCAGCTGCCGTGGGTGAGGTGAACGTGGTGAACAAGATGAAAGAAACCAACGCGCTGATTGGTGGTGAAGGCAACGGGGGCATCATCTTGCCCGAGCTGCACTACGGCCGCGACGCGCTGGTTGGCATTGCACTGTTTCTGACGCACCTGGCCAAAACGGATGTGACCATGACCCGGCTGCGGGCGTCCTACCCTAATTACTTCATCTCAAAAAACAAGATTGAGCTGACGCCGGACATTGATACGGATCAGGTGCTGGTGCAAATGCAGCAGCGCTACGCCCAGCATCCTATCAATACGATTGATGGGGTGAAAATAGAATTTGAAAAGGAGTGGGTGCATTTGCGCAAATCAAACACAGAGCCCATTATCCGCATCTACGCCGAATCGGCATCAAACGCTACTGCCGACCACTTGGCCAATAAGATTATTGGCGACATCAAGGAAATCATCTCTCAAAAAGCGTAG
- the mazG gene encoding nucleoside triphosphate pyrophosphohydrolase yields MDTTSSSARAAQLAAFGRLLDVLDRLRAECPWDRKQTMQTLRHLTIEETYELSDAILRNDLPDVRKELGDVMLHLVFYAKIASETGQFDIADVLNAQCEKLIFRHPHIYGDTKADTEDEVKRNWEQLKLQEKGNTSVLGGVPVSLPALVKAMRIQEKARGAGFDWEHPEQVWEKVQEELQEFGEEYSAPNISDTSRQERATQEFGDLLFSLVNFARFAGINPEEALERTNRKFIQRFQFLETAAAQDGHRLADLTLPEMDVYWETAKKALSFAANSANQE; encoded by the coding sequence ATGGATACTACTTCTTCCTCTGCTCGTGCAGCTCAGTTGGCTGCCTTTGGCCGTCTGCTCGACGTGCTTGACCGCTTGCGCGCCGAGTGTCCTTGGGATCGTAAGCAAACAATGCAAACGCTGCGGCACCTCACGATAGAAGAAACCTACGAACTAAGCGACGCGATTTTGCGCAACGATCTACCTGACGTACGCAAGGAACTGGGCGATGTGATGCTCCACTTGGTTTTTTATGCCAAAATAGCTTCGGAAACAGGCCAGTTCGATATTGCTGATGTATTGAATGCTCAGTGCGAAAAGCTTATTTTCCGCCATCCTCATATCTACGGCGATACCAAAGCCGATACAGAAGACGAAGTGAAGCGCAACTGGGAACAGCTGAAGCTTCAGGAGAAAGGCAATACATCGGTACTGGGTGGCGTTCCGGTATCTCTTCCTGCTTTAGTGAAAGCAATGCGTATTCAGGAGAAAGCCCGCGGCGCTGGCTTCGACTGGGAGCATCCTGAGCAGGTTTGGGAAAAGGTGCAGGAAGAATTACAAGAATTTGGTGAAGAATATTCGGCACCTAATATCTCTGACACGTCTCGCCAGGAGCGTGCTACTCAAGAGTTTGGCGACTTATTGTTCTCGCTGGTCAATTTTGCCCGGTTTGCTGGCATAAACCCTGAGGAGGCATTGGAACGTACCAACCGAAAGTTTATCCAGCGCTTCCAGTTTTTGGAAACCGCCGCAGCTCAAGACGGCCATCGGCTAGCTGATTTAACGTTACCTGAGATGGACGTTTATTGGGAGACAGCCAAAAAAGCTCTATCTTTTGCTGCTAATTCTGCAAACCAAGAATAG
- a CDS encoding MotA/TolQ/ExbB proton channel family protein has protein sequence MEQKNATNKNVRPAAPAAPKGESKGGSAFAAIVIPLAFVVAIVIYKFVFGNPANFQGGNNENLPLPGNYMGTIYAGGPIVPVLITLLILVITFSIERFLTINKAKGTKSIESFVRSIRQKLNVNDIAGALAVCDQQKGSVANVVKSGLLKYQEMARERGMDKDQKVLSIQKEIEESTALELPMLEKNLVIISTIASVATLVGLLGTVFGMIRAFAALANAGAPDTAALSTGISEALINTALGIGTSAIAIIAYNYFTSQIDVLTYSIDEAGFSIIQTFASQHGETETYPA, from the coding sequence ATGGAACAAAAGAATGCCACGAACAAGAACGTGCGGCCTGCCGCTCCCGCTGCCCCTAAGGGTGAATCGAAAGGCGGCTCTGCGTTCGCCGCCATCGTTATCCCGCTGGCTTTTGTAGTTGCTATCGTTATTTACAAATTCGTTTTTGGTAACCCCGCTAACTTCCAAGGCGGTAATAACGAGAACCTACCATTGCCCGGTAACTACATGGGCACGATATACGCCGGCGGTCCTATTGTACCAGTGCTGATCACCCTGCTCATCCTGGTTATTACCTTCTCTATTGAGCGTTTCCTCACCATCAACAAAGCAAAAGGCACTAAGAGCATTGAGAGCTTTGTGCGTTCAATCCGCCAGAAGCTGAATGTGAATGACATTGCAGGTGCTCTTGCAGTATGCGACCAGCAGAAAGGCTCTGTAGCCAACGTAGTGAAGTCTGGCCTGTTGAAATACCAGGAAATGGCTCGCGAGCGTGGCATGGATAAAGACCAGAAAGTTCTGTCGATTCAGAAAGAAATCGAAGAATCTACGGCTTTGGAACTGCCTATGCTGGAGAAAAACCTAGTTATCATCTCGACTATTGCTTCGGTTGCTACCCTGGTAGGTCTGCTCGGTACGGTATTCGGTATGATCCGCGCCTTCGCCGCTCTGGCAAACGCTGGTGCTCCTGACACCGCTGCCCTGTCGACGGGTATCTCGGAAGCCTTGATTAACACGGCTCTGGGTATCGGTACCTCGGCTATTGCCATCATTGCTTACAACTACTTCACCAGCCAAATCGACGTTCTTACCTACAGCATTGATGAAGCTGGCTTCAGCATTATTCAAACGTTTGCTTCGCAGCACGGCGAAACGGAAACTTATCCTGCCTAA
- a CDS encoding ExbD/TolR family protein, with protein MPKVKPHRTSPSLDMTPMVDLAFLLVTFFMLTSKFAPQEDVVVDTPASISEIRLPESHVMVISIDKDKRVFFGLDDAKVKEDLLTSVGAKYSVGFTAEQAKKFTGLASFGVPVQQLPSLLTLSTEERQKASQPGIPIDSVNNQLIEWVTAAQRAEYKAFGKPAYIAIRGDGSADVPTVKRVIKILQDKDINRFNLITDLEGKPVAGN; from the coding sequence ATGCCTAAAGTAAAACCTCACAGAACGTCCCCCTCGTTGGATATGACTCCGATGGTGGACTTGGCATTCCTGCTGGTGACTTTCTTCATGCTCACGTCTAAGTTTGCGCCGCAAGAAGACGTAGTAGTAGATACCCCTGCTTCCATCTCCGAAATTCGCTTGCCCGAGAGCCACGTAATGGTTATCTCGATTGACAAAGACAAGCGCGTGTTCTTCGGGCTAGACGATGCAAAAGTGAAAGAGGATCTGCTTACTAGCGTAGGTGCAAAATACAGTGTGGGCTTCACGGCGGAGCAAGCCAAAAAATTCACTGGTCTGGCGAGTTTTGGAGTACCCGTGCAGCAGTTGCCTAGCCTGCTAACTCTCTCTACCGAGGAGCGGCAGAAGGCATCGCAACCCGGTATTCCTATCGACTCGGTGAACAACCAGTTGATTGAGTGGGTTACTGCTGCCCAGCGCGCCGAGTACAAGGCTTTTGGTAAGCCAGCGTACATTGCCATTCGTGGCGACGGTTCTGCTGACGTACCGACCGTGAAGAGAGTCATCAAGATTCTGCAGGATAAGGATATCAACCGTTTCAACCTGATTACCGACTTGGAAGGTAAGCCGGTAGCTGGAAACTAA
- a CDS encoding ExbD/TolR family protein, giving the protein MAEIQQQADSGGGGKKRAKKMSTKIDMTPMVDLAFLLLTFFMLTSTFSKPTVMELNMPVKPKNEQEQTELKASDAFTVLLGADNKLYYYDGLLDNNVKPDIKSSDYSADGIRKILFDRKQRNPNVVVMIKPDDNSSYKNMVDILDEMNITGQKKYALMDISKNDQDLIKGSGL; this is encoded by the coding sequence ATGGCAGAAATACAACAACAAGCCGACTCCGGCGGAGGTGGGAAGAAGCGGGCCAAAAAGATGTCGACCAAAATCGACATGACCCCGATGGTAGATTTGGCCTTTCTCCTGCTCACCTTCTTCATGCTCACTTCCACGTTCAGCAAACCTACCGTAATGGAGCTGAACATGCCTGTAAAGCCTAAAAACGAACAGGAGCAAACGGAATTGAAGGCATCTGATGCTTTCACTGTACTGCTCGGTGCGGATAACAAGCTTTATTACTACGATGGTCTGCTGGACAATAATGTGAAACCAGACATTAAGTCCTCGGATTATAGCGCAGATGGCATCCGCAAGATCCTGTTTGATCGTAAGCAGCGTAACCCGAACGTGGTAGTGATGATCAAACCAGATGACAACTCCTCCTATAAAAACATGGTGGATATTCTGGATGAGATGAACATTACGGGGCAGAAAAAATATGCTCTGATGGATATTTCGAAAAACGATCAGGACTTAATTAAAGGCTCAGGGTTATGA
- a CDS encoding energy transducer TonB, protein MMDNAQLAKASLNDIVFEGRNKAYGAYVLRSLYNKHVTRALLIAVAFFALVVSIPTIANLLKPEEEIVEAPKNLQTVELMAPPPLDPTTPPPPPPPPPPPQAPPPPPPVVSTIKFTPPVVKRDEEVRKVEEVPDVDKLSTAAISTETVKGTTDVPPPPDLNGIEGGTGKEPVKEVIDTKVYNYVEQMPEPPGGMNALLQYIGKNIKYPAMALRNQVEGKVFVNFVVGPDGSISGVKIQKGIGAGCDEEAMRVISGLPKWTPGKQNGRNVSVSFTVPVTFAIK, encoded by the coding sequence ATGATGGATAACGCACAACTGGCCAAAGCTTCTCTCAATGATATCGTCTTTGAGGGTCGTAACAAGGCCTATGGAGCCTACGTGCTCCGCAGCTTGTATAACAAGCACGTTACCCGGGCTCTGCTGATTGCCGTTGCTTTCTTCGCACTCGTTGTGAGCATTCCAACCATTGCGAATCTGCTAAAGCCTGAAGAGGAGATAGTGGAAGCACCGAAGAATCTGCAGACTGTAGAGTTGATGGCACCGCCACCACTCGATCCGACTACACCGCCACCACCGCCACCGCCACCGCCACCACCGCAGGCTCCCCCACCCCCACCACCAGTGGTTTCGACTATCAAGTTTACTCCTCCTGTTGTGAAACGCGACGAGGAAGTACGTAAGGTAGAAGAGGTGCCAGACGTAGATAAGCTGTCGACGGCGGCTATTTCGACGGAGACGGTTAAAGGTACTACGGATGTGCCCCCACCACCAGACCTAAACGGTATCGAAGGTGGTACTGGCAAAGAGCCAGTAAAAGAGGTAATCGACACTAAGGTATACAACTACGTGGAGCAGATGCCAGAGCCTCCAGGAGGCATGAACGCACTGCTGCAGTACATCGGGAAAAACATCAAGTATCCCGCTATGGCACTGCGAAACCAGGTAGAAGGCAAGGTGTTCGTAAACTTCGTAGTAGGTCCAGATGGCTCTATCTCTGGAGTAAAAATTCAAAAAGGCATTGGTGCCGGTTGCGACGAAGAAGCAATGCGGGTTATCAGCGGCCTACCCAAATGGACCCCGGGTAAACAGAACGGTCGGAACGTAAGCGTATCCTTTACTGTACCTGTAACCTTCGCTATCAAGTAA
- a CDS encoding energy transducer TonB, with product MNTLHLPTATLDDIVFEGRNKAYGAFVLRRLYHQHLTRAALIAFSLFLLLVSVPLLVNKLWPTVSADILPPSASKPINELINVVLPPPTEQPEVAAAPPAPVIVTTIRETVPTRVVPDDQVKVEPLKETSPTTLTDGILGEVERPGVLGGSATGEINATGNATIGNNDSGRTAAAPPAQPFEYAEVMPEFAGGPDALRKFMQKNLRYPTQALSNNIAGKVYVSFVVNTDGSITNVEIAKGLGYGTDEEAMRVIRKMPAWTPGRQNSRSVPVRYTMPITFRYE from the coding sequence ATGAATACCCTACACCTCCCTACCGCCACCTTAGACGATATTGTCTTTGAAGGTCGTAACAAAGCCTACGGAGCTTTTGTCCTTCGTAGGCTCTATCATCAGCACCTCACACGGGCAGCGCTAATTGCCTTCTCGCTGTTTTTATTGCTGGTGAGTGTCCCGCTGCTTGTGAATAAGCTATGGCCAACCGTAAGTGCAGATATACTTCCACCAAGCGCAAGTAAGCCGATTAATGAGCTCATCAATGTAGTCCTACCCCCACCTACTGAGCAACCCGAGGTAGCAGCAGCGCCACCCGCACCAGTTATAGTGACGACTATACGCGAAACAGTACCCACTCGTGTTGTACCCGACGACCAGGTGAAGGTAGAACCTCTAAAAGAAACCTCTCCCACTACGCTTACCGATGGTATACTCGGTGAAGTTGAGCGCCCGGGCGTACTGGGAGGCAGTGCCACCGGTGAGATAAACGCCACCGGAAACGCTACCATTGGGAATAACGATTCGGGCAGAACAGCAGCTGCTCCTCCGGCTCAACCATTTGAATACGCCGAGGTGATGCCAGAATTTGCCGGCGGCCCCGATGCGTTGCGTAAATTCATGCAAAAGAATTTACGCTACCCTACCCAAGCGCTATCCAACAATATTGCCGGTAAGGTCTACGTCTCGTTTGTTGTGAATACCGATGGGTCTATCACAAACGTGGAGATTGCAAAAGGCCTAGGCTATGGCACAGATGAAGAAGCTATGCGGGTGATACGCAAAATGCCAGCCTGGACGCCTGGCCGACAGAATAGCCGTTCTGTGCCCGTGCGCTATACTATGCCGATTACTTTCCGTTACGAGTAA
- a CDS encoding PstS family phosphate ABC transporter substrate-binding protein, translating to MTASCNRPNDKGELEVNDTPTSGKLTISVDETFEPIVKAETDTFQELYKYAKVTSSYKPEQDVVQDLLANRSRVVVLSRELTADERATLGKDKIIPEEVRVGTDGLAIILHPSNPDTLLTMDQLRDIFTGKTTRWDQVSGKKTLNAINVVFDANRSSTTRFVQDSITRGAALTSKIYASKSNPALIDYVASHPNAIGVIGANWISDRDDKTVEAFLDKIRVAAIAPKVSANPDDYLQPYQAYLALKTYPLRRNLYIISRDARTGLGKGLVAFVAGSKGQLIILKSGLVPAIGQTRIVNTAAQ from the coding sequence ATGACTGCAAGCTGCAATCGGCCTAATGACAAAGGCGAACTGGAAGTAAATGATACCCCTACTTCTGGCAAGCTGACCATTAGCGTAGATGAGACGTTTGAGCCTATTGTAAAAGCTGAAACGGATACATTTCAGGAACTTTACAAGTATGCTAAGGTTACATCCAGCTATAAGCCTGAGCAAGATGTAGTGCAGGATTTGTTGGCTAATCGGTCGCGCGTGGTGGTTTTGTCACGTGAGTTAACTGCTGATGAGCGGGCTACCCTAGGCAAGGACAAGATCATCCCGGAAGAAGTGCGGGTAGGCACGGATGGGCTAGCGATTATTCTGCACCCTTCCAACCCGGACACTCTATTGACGATGGACCAACTGCGGGACATTTTTACAGGTAAAACTACCCGCTGGGACCAGGTCAGTGGTAAAAAGACATTGAATGCTATTAATGTAGTATTTGACGCCAACCGCTCAAGCACTACCCGATTTGTGCAGGACTCTATTACCCGAGGCGCTGCGCTTACTTCAAAGATTTATGCTTCCAAATCGAACCCTGCTCTAATCGACTACGTTGCTAGTCATCCTAACGCCATTGGAGTAATCGGCGCCAATTGGATCAGCGACCGGGACGACAAAACTGTAGAGGCCTTTTTGGATAAAATTCGGGTGGCAGCTATTGCTCCGAAAGTATCAGCTAATCCTGATGACTATCTGCAACCCTACCAAGCCTACCTAGCGCTGAAAACGTATCCTTTACGGCGCAATTTGTACATCATCAGTCGGGATGCCCGCACTGGTCTGGGCAAAGGGCTGGTTGCTTTTGTAGCGGGCTCTAAAGGCCAGCTGATTATTCTGAAATCCGGCCTAGTACCAGCTATTGGGCAAACCCGAATTGTTAATACCGCAGCTCAGTAG